Part of the Tribolium castaneum strain GA2 chromosome 4, icTriCast1.1, whole genome shotgun sequence genome is shown below.
TGGTCACGTGAGGTGTACTTCAATTTTCACTGACGTGTCCTTTCATCCGCGCATGTTTTGTCGCCCCAAACGTCAACGTTTTGACCGGTGTTGTGAAACGTGATGGAGTTCTCtatgaaaaactttaaattttacccAATTTGCCCGACATTTTTAGTGCTGTTGAGTGTCACATGCAGTTCCGAGGTGTCCAGGCCTCGCGGGGTTTCACTATCGAGAGCTTCTTTATACAATCCAGatcgtaattttttatgttttgatAACAGCAAAAGCATACCTTTTTCGCAAGTAAATGACGAGTATTGCGACTGTCCCGATGGCAGCGACGAGCCAGGGACGTCGGCGTGCCCCAATGGGGTTTTTCACTGCACCAACGCCGGCCATAAACCCTTGAATTTAGCCGCGAGCCGAGTTAACGACGGGATTTGCGACTGTTGTGACGGGAGCGATGAATACGCCGGAAACACTGTGACCACGTGCCCCAACATTTGCCTGCAATTGGGGCGACACGCCAGAGAGGAAGCCCAAAAGCTGGCGGAAATTATCAAAGCCGGCAAACAGCTCAAAGCTGAGCTTAGCCAGAAAGGTATTGTTACATTGTTAAGTCGTTTACATCACGCGAGTTGTTCCAGGTTTGAGACTGAAAGAAGAGAAGAAGGAGAAGTTGGTGGAGTTGCAAAAGAACAAAGAAGAGGCTGAGAAAGTTAAAGCCGAGAAACAGAGAATTAAAGATGAGATTGAAGCGCTTGAAAACAAGTCACTTGAAGTTTACCGGAAGCTGGAAGAGGAAGAGAAGCAGCGCAAAGCTGAGGCCGAAGCACAGAAAACGAGACAGGAGGCCACTGAAACGTTCACGAAATTTGATTCCAATCAGGATGGCTTAGTTGATATTGCAGAGCTCCAGACGAGACAATCATTTGATAAGGATAGGAACGGCGAAGGTTTGTGCTAACGTTTAATACTTTGatttatttacgattttttttagtgtcGGTGGAAGAAGCTAAGTATTTTTTGAACAATCAAGAATCCGTGGACCTTGAAACATTTATATCAGACGCTTGGGCTAACATTAAGCCTTATCTAATGATGGATGCTGGTTTATTCAAACCACCGGTCCCCCAGGATGGTGAAGCTGAAGACTTGCAGGACGGAGACGACGAGCATGACGGTGCTCCAGAGGGCGATGAAGGAGAGGAGGAGGAAGAGCCATACCAGCCTGAGGAAGAACCAGAAGAAACGAAACTGCA
Proteins encoded:
- the GCS2beta gene encoding glucosidase 2 subunit beta, with the translated sequence MEFSMKNFKFYPICPTFLVLLSVTCSSEVSRPRGVSLSRASLYNPDRNFLCFDNSKSIPFSQVNDEYCDCPDGSDEPGTSACPNGVFHCTNAGHKPLNLAASRVNDGICDCCDGSDEYAGNTVTTCPNICLQLGRHAREEAQKLAEIIKAGKQLKAELSQKGLRLKEEKKEKLVELQKNKEEAEKVKAEKQRIKDEIEALENKSLEVYRKLEEEEKQRKAEAEAQKTRQEATETFTKFDSNQDGLVDIAELQTRQSFDKDRNGEVSVEEAKYFLNNQESVDLETFISDAWANIKPYLMMDAGLFKPPVPQDGEAEDLQDGDDEHDGAPEGDEGEEEEEPYQPEEEPEETKLQYDEETQKIVDQATAARNEFTDAERAVREIESEIGNINDYLEKDFGPEEEFATLQGECFDYTDHEYIYKLCPFEKATQQPKSGSSETRLGTWARWNGPEDNKYGSMLYDKGQSCWNGPPRSTKVNIVCGTESKVTAVSEPNRCEYLFEFVTPAACREIPSEADDLHDEL